From the genome of Azospira restricta, one region includes:
- a CDS encoding c-type cytochrome yields MSRLPRLWSERQPAASGGARHRARRTRMRICRLLGAFAALCIPPIAFASGNPDRGAQAFRACAGCHSLVGGDHRTGLSLAAVYGRRAGTAEGFHRYSDALRKSTAVWNEQTLDWLRDPVAFIPGNALAYQGLPDATMRSDLVAYLRAVSEGKAAALKTPALPDLKTVEAGQRVKAIGHCGDTYRVTLGNGARYPFWEFNLRFKTDSSAHGPRKGEPVIVGAGMGGDRAQVVFAAPEEISVFIRNECP; encoded by the coding sequence ATGTCCCGCTTGCCACGCCTTTGGTCCGAGCGCCAGCCGGCGGCAAGCGGCGGCGCCCGGCACCGAGCAAGGAGAACCCGAATGAGAATTTGCCGTCTTCTTGGGGCGTTCGCCGCCCTCTGCATCCCGCCGATCGCCTTCGCTTCCGGCAACCCGGATCGCGGCGCGCAGGCCTTTCGCGCCTGCGCCGGATGCCATTCGCTCGTCGGCGGCGACCATCGCACCGGCCTCAGCCTCGCCGCCGTCTACGGCCGCCGGGCAGGCACGGCCGAAGGCTTTCACCGCTATTCCGACGCCTTGCGCAAGTCGACGGCGGTGTGGAACGAGCAGACCCTGGACTGGCTGCGCGACCCGGTCGCCTTCATCCCGGGCAACGCGTTGGCGTACCAAGGCCTGCCCGACGCAACGATGCGAAGCGACCTCGTCGCCTACCTGCGAGCCGTTTCCGAGGGCAAGGCGGCGGCCCTCAAGACGCCCGCGCTGCCGGACCTCAAGACCGTCGAAGCCGGCCAGCGGGTGAAGGCGATCGGCCATTGCGGCGACACCTACCGGGTCACGCTGGGCAACGGCGCGCGCTACCCCTTCTGGGAATTCAACCTTCGCTTCAAGACCGACTCGTCCGCGCATGGCCCGCGCAAGGGCGAGCCGGTCATCGTCGGCGCCGGCATGGGCGGCGACCGCGCCCAGGTGGTGTTCGCGGCACCCGAAGAGATCTCGGTCTTCATCCGGAACGAATGCCCATGA
- a CDS encoding SCO family protein, whose protein sequence is MSRPAKARASHSTSWPSSSSRSRFCADSRVERHACVFCDDFALITEGQNVPPELNAECPSHGIARNLVYVVMAEEAGQPLHVGPDACPTTLAKMARVVALLGDDGTRVQGLFVTLDPARDTAETFAHFVPAFHPTFIGLRGSEAEVARASQDFKLFFARQVPDVTGFYTVDHQAGIFAFDPQGLLRLYFNGDAAPEAIAHDLRLLLQS, encoded by the coding sequence ATGTCCCGGCCCGCCAAGGCTCGTGCAAGTCACAGCACCTCATGGCCATCCTCATCAAGCAGGTCGCGCTTTTGCGCCGACAGCCGGGTCGAGCGCCATGCCTGCGTCTTCTGCGACGACTTCGCGCTGATCACGGAAGGCCAGAACGTGCCGCCCGAGCTGAACGCGGAGTGCCCCAGCCACGGCATCGCCCGAAACCTCGTCTACGTCGTCATGGCCGAAGAAGCCGGTCAGCCGCTGCACGTCGGCCCCGACGCCTGCCCCACCACGCTGGCGAAGATGGCGCGGGTGGTCGCGTTGCTCGGGGACGACGGCACGCGCGTCCAGGGCCTCTTCGTGACGCTCGATCCGGCCCGCGACACGGCCGAGACCTTCGCGCACTTCGTGCCGGCGTTTCACCCGACCTTCATCGGCCTGCGGGGGAGCGAGGCGGAGGTCGCGCGCGCGTCGCAGGACTTCAAGCTCTTCTTCGCACGCCAAGTGCCGGACGTGACCGGTTTCTATACCGTGGACCACCAGGCGGGGATCTTCGCCTTCGATCCGCAGGGGCTGCTGCGGCTGTACTTCAATGGGGATGCCGCGCCGGAAGCGATCGCCCACGACCTCAGGCTGCTGTTGCAATCGTGA
- the copK gene encoding periplasmic Cu(I)/Cu(II)-binding protein CopK has protein sequence MLTKLVTTAASILIATSAFAVDQGNVVKSYELKDGSTVYVFKDGKMAMENKVGQVVPMKEGHMMEAKDGQKIMMKGNEIWRLDSALHRDHRGN, from the coding sequence ATGCTGACAAAACTCGTTACCACCGCTGCCTCCATCCTGATTGCCACATCGGCCTTCGCTGTCGACCAAGGCAATGTCGTCAAATCGTACGAACTGAAGGATGGTTCCACGGTGTATGTGTTCAAAGACGGCAAAATGGCCATGGAAAACAAAGTGGGTCAGGTTGTTCCGATGAAGGAGGGGCACATGATGGAAGCGAAGGACGGCCAAAAGATCATGATGAAGGGTAACGAAATCTGGCGCCTCGATAGCGCGCTTCATCGGGATCATCGCGGAAATTAA
- a CDS encoding CzcE family metal-binding protein, whose amino-acid sequence MKSTLTRAIVATALISAASGAFAHEDYSEGGATHWLEHVQASPSQPTERQLAPYGYAATGAPERTVVIDSNSRYLNVVQLETVAIRMGGKTVNWTFDAFPGRSFPLSKIIPGVDDVTVYVEVNPMWLGGR is encoded by the coding sequence ATGAAGAGCACATTGACCCGCGCCATTGTTGCAACAGCGCTGATTTCAGCTGCTTCCGGCGCATTCGCGCATGAGGATTATTCCGAAGGCGGCGCAACGCACTGGCTTGAGCACGTCCAAGCTTCGCCCAGCCAGCCCACTGAGCGACAACTTGCGCCATACGGCTATGCGGCAACCGGGGCTCCGGAACGCACGGTGGTAATCGACAGCAACAGTCGCTATCTCAATGTCGTACAGCTTGAGACTGTCGCCATCCGGATGGGGGGCAAGACCGTCAATTGGACTTTTGACGCGTTCCCGGGGCGCAGTTTCCCCCTGTCGAAAATCATTCCCGGCGTCGATGACGTGACCGTATATGTCGAGGTAAACCCGATGTGGCTGGGGGGCCGTTGA